In the genome of Neofelis nebulosa isolate mNeoNeb1 chromosome 6, mNeoNeb1.pri, whole genome shotgun sequence, one region contains:
- the KLC4 gene encoding kinesin light chain 4, producing the protein MSGLVLGQRDEPAGHRLSQEEILGSTRLVSQGLEALHSEHQAVLQSLSHTIECLQQGGHEEGLVHEKARQLRRSMENIELGLSEAQVMLALASHLSTVESEKQKLRAQVRRLCQENQWLRDELAGTQQRLQRSEQAVAQLEEEKKHLEFLGQLRQYDEDGHTAEEKEGDATKDSLDDLFPNEEEEDPSNGLSRGQGAQHSGYEIPARLRTLHNLVIQYAAQGRYEVAVPLCKQALEDLERTSGRGHPDVATMLNILALVYRDQNKYKEAAHLLNDALSIRESTLGRDHPAVAATLNNLAVLYGKRGKYKEAEPLCQRALEIREKVLGTDHPDVAKQLNNLALLCQNQGKYEAVERYYRRALAIYEGQLGPDNPNVARTKNNLASCYLKQGKYAEAETLYKEILTRAHLQEFGSVDDDHKPIWMHAEEREEMSKSRHREGGTPYTEYGGWYKACKVSSPTVNTTLRNLGALYRRQGKLEAAETLEECALRSQKQGTDPISQTKVAELLGEGDSGRTSQEGSGGSVKYEGGEDASVAVEWSGDGSGTLQRSGSLGKIRDVLRRSSELLVRKLQGTEPRPSSSNMKRAASLNYLNQPSAAPLQVSRGLSASTTDLSSSS; encoded by the exons ATGTCAGGCCTGGTGTTGGGGCAGCGGGATGAGCCTGCAGGGCACAGGCTCAGCCAGGAGGAGATCCTGGGAAGTACCCGGCTGGTGAGCCAAGGGCTGGAGGCCCTACACAGTGAACATCAGGCTGTCCTGCAAAGTCTGTCCCATACCATCGAGTGTCTGCAGCAAGGAGGCCATGAAGAAGGGCTGGTGCATGAGAAGGCTCGGCAGCTGCGACGTTCCATGGAGAACATCGAGCTGGGGCTGAGTGAGGCCCAg GTGATGCTGGCTTTGGCCAGCCACCTGAGCACAGTGGAGTCGGAGAAACAGAAACTGCGGGCTCAGGTACGGCGGCTGTGTCAGGAGAACCAGTGGCTCCGGGACGAGCTGGCGGGCACCCAGCAGCGGCTGCAGCGTAGCGAACAGGCTGTGGCTCagctggaggaggaaaagaagcatCTGGAGTTCCTGGGGCAGCTGCGACAGTATGACGAGGACGGGCACACCGCG gaagagaaggagggtgaTGCCACCAAGGATTCCCTGGATGATCTCTTCCCcaatgaggaggaagaagacccTAGCAATGGCT TGTCCCGTGGCCAGGGTGCCCAGCACAGCGGATATGAGATCCCGGCGAGGTTACGGACACTGCACAACTTGGTGATCCAGTATGCTGCCCAGGGTCGCTATGAGGTGGCTGTGCCTCTCTGCAAGCAGGCACTGGAGGACTTGGAGCGCACATCTGGCCGCGGCCACCCTGATGTCGCGACCATGCTCAACATCCTTGCTTTGGTGTATCG GGACCAGAATAAGTATAAGGAAGCTGCCCACCTGCTGAATGATGCCCTCAGCATCCGGGAGAGCACCCTGGGCCGGGACCACCCTGCA GTGGCTGCCACACTCAACAATCTGGCTGTGCTCTATGGCAAGAGGGGCAAATACAAGGAGGCAGAGCCACTGTGCCAACGTGCACTGGAGATTCGAGAAAAG GTCCTAGGCACTGACCACCCAGATGTGGCAAAGCAGCTGAACAACCTGGCCCTGTTGTGCCAAAACCAGGGCAAGTACGAGGCCGTGGAGCGCTATTACCGGCGGGCACTGGCCATCTATGAGGGGCAGCTGGGGCCGGACAACCCTAACGTAGCCCGGACCAAGAACAAcctg GCTTCCTGTTACTTGAAACAGGGCAAATATGCTGAGGCTGAGACGCTCTACAAAGAGATCCTGACCCGGGCCCACCTGCAGGAGTTTGGGTCTGTGGACG ATGACCACAAGCCCATCTGGATGCATGCAGAGGAGCGGGAGGAAATGAGCAAA AGCCGGCACCGAGAGGGTGGCACACCCTATACTGAGTACGGAGGCTGGTACAAGGCCTGCAAAGTGAGCAG CCCCACAGTAAACACCACTCTGAGAAACCTAGGAGCTCTGTACAGGCGCCAGGGAAAGCTGGAGGCAGCCGAGACCCTAGAAGAATGTGCCCTGCGCTCCCAGAAACAG ggTACTGACCCTATCAGTCAGACCAAGGTGGCTGAGCTACTTGGGGAAGGTGACAGTGGAAGGACCTCCCAGGAGGGCTCTGGGGGCAGCGTGAAATATGAAGGAGGTGAAGATGCTTCTGTGGCTGTGGAGTGGTCAGGG GATGGCAGTGGGACCCTGCAGAGGAGTGGTTCTCTGGGCAAGATCCGGGATGTGCTTCGTAGAAGCAGTGAACTCCTGGTGAGGAAGCTCCAGGGGACTGAGCCTCGGCCCTCCAG CAGCAACATGAAGCGGGCAGCCTCCTTAAATTATCTGAATCAACCCAGTGCAGCACCCCTCCAG GTCTCCCGGGGCCTCAGTGCCAGCACCACCGACCTCTCTTCAAGCAGCTGA